The following nucleotide sequence is from Mesobacillus jeotgali.
GAGGGCTATCAAGCTAAAATCCTGCTTTCCAATTATGAGGATTCATCTGCAGATATATCCCTGATCAATCTGCGTCCATATGAATCGATTGTTTATCATTTAACGAAATAGTAAAAGTGGAGGCCTTTGGGTCTTCGCTTTTTTTACTTTTGTTTCAATTGGCAGTGATTATCACTAAATTCTTAGTGATTAAAGTACCTATAATATTATTACCAGTGTGCTGTTAGATGTTTGATGACCTTTTCGTGGTGGAAAAAAGCTAATATACCAATCCATTACGAAATGAGGTTTGCAGTATGATTCCGATTCAATCTAATATAGACGGCAAAGAGCTTACTGTGGGTGAATTGAAGCAAAAGCTGGGACCGCTTGGCTTCAATGTCAACGGTCAGTGGGAATATGACCATGCATATATTGACTACAAAATGAACGATGACCATGGTGACCGCCAGTACGTGCGCATTCCATTCAAGTCGACTGGTGGTCCATTGGATAATGATGGCACCTTCGTCCAGATTGGGACGCCATTCCTGCTTGATCATCAATTCCAGACAGATGTTGATGAGGAGGGGAACATTGGAGCACTGACCGGTTCTTTCGATCAATTTAAATCGCCCGCTGACAAGGATGCTCCATTTCCAAAGGGACTTGTTGAAGAAGGGAAGACCCTGATCAGCAAGGCAGAGCATGCCTTAGATACGATATAGTAATACAGAGACAGCTTCCGGAATAGGGAGCTGTTTTTATATAATTTTTAATGATTTTCAGGATACCGGCAGGATTGCTTGCTGATAAAAATGCTATACTGATTAGCATAGTTACGAATCGGAGCGTGAAGAAAGCCATGGAAAATAAATTGTATTATCGCGATGCATACTTAAGAAACTTCTCAGCGGAACTGATTGAGCAAAAGGAAGATGAAACTG
It contains:
- a CDS encoding YugN family protein gives rise to the protein MIPIQSNIDGKELTVGELKQKLGPLGFNVNGQWEYDHAYIDYKMNDDHGDRQYVRIPFKSTGGPLDNDGTFVQIGTPFLLDHQFQTDVDEEGNIGALTGSFDQFKSPADKDAPFPKGLVEEGKTLISKAEHALDTI